One segment of Panulirus ornatus isolate Po-2019 chromosome 2, ASM3632096v1, whole genome shotgun sequence DNA contains the following:
- the wupA gene encoding troponin I 1 isoform X16 — translation MADEEAKRKQDEIDRRKAEVRKRLEEQSQKKQKKGFMTPERKKKLRLLLRKKAAEELKKEQERKAAERRKIIDQRCGQPKNLDGANEDTLRAIIKEYYSHVAEIESGKYDVELEIMRKDYEINELNIQVNDLRGKFIKPTLKKVSKYENKFAKLQKKAAEFNFRNQLKTVKKKEFELEDDKGATKPDWAAGGPGATKKEGEEGEAPVEGEGAPAEEGGEGAPAEAPAEGAPAEEAPAEAAPAEGAPAEEAPAEQAPAEEAPAEGPAEAPSTEEAPADAPADAPAETPAETPEEAAPSEAAPAEGEVPPITEGEAPPPVEVAA, via the exons GAAGCCAAGAGGAAGCAAGATGAAATCGACAGGAGGAAGGCTGAGGTGCGCAAGCGCCTGGAGGAGCAGAgtcagaagaagcagaagaagggcTTCATGACTCCCGAGCGTAAGAAGAAGCTCAGG CTGCTCCTCCGTAAGAAAGCCGCTGAGGAACTGAAGAaggaacaggagaggaaggctgctgagAGGCGCAAGATCATTGACCAACGCTGTGGCCAGCCCAAGAACCTCGATGGTGCAAATGAAG ACACACTGCGCGCTATTATTAAAGAATACTACAGTCACGTCGCTGAGATAGAGAGTGGAAAATATGATGTCGAGCTGGAAATCATGAGGAAGGACTACGAG ATCAACGAGCTCAACATTCAGGTCAACGATCTGCGTGGAAAGTT CATCAAGCCCACCCTGAAGAAGGTATCAAAGTACGAGAACAAATTCGCTAAGCTGCAGAAGAAGGCCGCCGAGTTCAACTTCAGGAACCAGCTCAAGACTGTTAAGAAGAAGGAGTTTGAGCTTGAAGATGATAAGGGCGCG ACTAAGCCTGACTGGGCGGCTGGCGGTCCCGGAGCCACAAAGAAG gaaggggaagagggcgAAGCTCCG gtggagggtgagggcgcCCCTGCAGAGGAAG GTGGTGAGGGTGCCCCAGCCGAGGCGCCGGCAGAAGGGGCTCCCGCTGAAGAAGCCCCCGCAGAGGCCGCGCCAGCAGAGGGGGCACCGGCCGAGGAGGCTCCAGCAGAGCAGGCCCCGGCAGAAGAGGCTCCAGCAGAGGGCCCCGCTGAGGCCCCCTCTACCGAGGAGGCCCCAGCGGATGCTCCAGCTGACGCCCCTGCAGAGACCCCTGCAGAGACCCCCGAAGAAGCCGCCCCCTCTGAGGCCGCCCCTGCCGAGGGCGAGGTCCCCCCGATTACTGAAGGTGAAGCTCCGCCCCCCGTGGAAG TCGCTGCGTAA
- the wupA gene encoding troponin I 1 isoform X1 gives MSSDEEEYSSEEETSDEDEEEDEEAKAKALEVLARQRALEEAKRKQDEIDRRKAEVRKRLEEQSQKKQKKGFMTPERKKKLRLLLRKKAAEELKKEQERKAAERRKIIDQRCGQPKNLDGANEDTLRAIIKEYYSHVAEIESGKYDVELEIMRKDYEINELNIQVNDLRGKFIKPTLKKVSKYENKFAKLQKKAAEFNFRNQLKTVKKKEFELEDDKGATKPDWAAGGPGATKKEGEEGEAPVEGEGAPAEEGGEGAPAEAPAEGAPAEEAPAEAAPAEGAPAEEAPAEQAPAEEAPAEGPAEAPSTEEAPADAPADAPAETPAETPEEAAPSEAAPAEGEVPPITEGEAPPPVEVAA, from the exons AAGGCAAAGGCGCTCGAGGTACTAGCTAGACAACGCGCTTTGGAA GAAGCCAAGAGGAAGCAAGATGAAATCGACAGGAGGAAGGCTGAGGTGCGCAAGCGCCTGGAGGAGCAGAgtcagaagaagcagaagaagggcTTCATGACTCCCGAGCGTAAGAAGAAGCTCAGG CTGCTCCTCCGTAAGAAAGCCGCTGAGGAACTGAAGAaggaacaggagaggaaggctgctgagAGGCGCAAGATCATTGACCAACGCTGTGGCCAGCCCAAGAACCTCGATGGTGCAAATGAAG ACACACTGCGCGCTATTATTAAAGAATACTACAGTCACGTCGCTGAGATAGAGAGTGGAAAATATGATGTCGAGCTGGAAATCATGAGGAAGGACTACGAG ATCAACGAGCTCAACATTCAGGTCAACGATCTGCGTGGAAAGTT CATCAAGCCCACCCTGAAGAAGGTATCAAAGTACGAGAACAAATTCGCTAAGCTGCAGAAGAAGGCCGCCGAGTTCAACTTCAGGAACCAGCTCAAGACTGTTAAGAAGAAGGAGTTTGAGCTTGAAGATGATAAGGGCGCG ACTAAGCCTGACTGGGCGGCTGGCGGTCCCGGAGCCACAAAGAAG gaaggggaagagggcgAAGCTCCG gtggagggtgagggcgcCCCTGCAGAGGAAG GTGGTGAGGGTGCCCCAGCCGAGGCGCCGGCAGAAGGGGCTCCCGCTGAAGAAGCCCCCGCAGAGGCCGCGCCAGCAGAGGGGGCACCGGCCGAGGAGGCTCCAGCAGAGCAGGCCCCGGCAGAAGAGGCTCCAGCAGAGGGCCCCGCTGAGGCCCCCTCTACCGAGGAGGCCCCAGCGGATGCTCCAGCTGACGCCCCTGCAGAGACCCCTGCAGAGACCCCCGAAGAAGCCGCCCCCTCTGAGGCCGCCCCTGCCGAGGGCGAGGTCCCCCCGATTACTGAAGGTGAAGCTCCGCCCCCCGTGGAAG TCGCTGCGTAA
- the wupA gene encoding uncharacterized protein wupA isoform X9, with translation MSSDEEEYSSEEETSDEDEEEDEEAKAKALEEAKRKQDEIDRRKAEVRKRLEEQSQKKQKKGFMTPERKKKLRLLLRKKAAEELKKEQERKAAERRKIIDQRCGQPKNLDGANEDTLRAIIKEYYSHVAEIESGKYDVELEIMRKDYEINELNIQVNDLRGKFIKPTLKKVSKYENKFAKLQKKAAEFNFRNQLKTVKKKEFELEDDKGATKPDWAAGGPGATKKEGEEGEAPVEGEGAPAEEGGEGAPAEAPAEGAPAEEAPAEAAPAEGAPAEEAPAEQAPAEEAPAEGPAEAPSTEEAPADAPADAPAETPAETPEEAAPSEAAPAEGEVPPITEGEAPPPVEVAA, from the exons AAGGCAAAGGCGCTCGAG GAAGCCAAGAGGAAGCAAGATGAAATCGACAGGAGGAAGGCTGAGGTGCGCAAGCGCCTGGAGGAGCAGAgtcagaagaagcagaagaagggcTTCATGACTCCCGAGCGTAAGAAGAAGCTCAGG CTGCTCCTCCGTAAGAAAGCCGCTGAGGAACTGAAGAaggaacaggagaggaaggctgctgagAGGCGCAAGATCATTGACCAACGCTGTGGCCAGCCCAAGAACCTCGATGGTGCAAATGAAG ACACACTGCGCGCTATTATTAAAGAATACTACAGTCACGTCGCTGAGATAGAGAGTGGAAAATATGATGTCGAGCTGGAAATCATGAGGAAGGACTACGAG ATCAACGAGCTCAACATTCAGGTCAACGATCTGCGTGGAAAGTT CATCAAGCCCACCCTGAAGAAGGTATCAAAGTACGAGAACAAATTCGCTAAGCTGCAGAAGAAGGCCGCCGAGTTCAACTTCAGGAACCAGCTCAAGACTGTTAAGAAGAAGGAGTTTGAGCTTGAAGATGATAAGGGCGCG ACTAAGCCTGACTGGGCGGCTGGCGGTCCCGGAGCCACAAAGAAG gaaggggaagagggcgAAGCTCCG gtggagggtgagggcgcCCCTGCAGAGGAAG GTGGTGAGGGTGCCCCAGCCGAGGCGCCGGCAGAAGGGGCTCCCGCTGAAGAAGCCCCCGCAGAGGCCGCGCCAGCAGAGGGGGCACCGGCCGAGGAGGCTCCAGCAGAGCAGGCCCCGGCAGAAGAGGCTCCAGCAGAGGGCCCCGCTGAGGCCCCCTCTACCGAGGAGGCCCCAGCGGATGCTCCAGCTGACGCCCCTGCAGAGACCCCTGCAGAGACCCCCGAAGAAGCCGCCCCCTCTGAGGCCGCCCCTGCCGAGGGCGAGGTCCCCCCGATTACTGAAGGTGAAGCTCCGCCCCCCGTGGAAG TCGCTGCGTAA
- the wupA gene encoding troponin I isoform X14, with the protein MADEKAKALEVLARQRALEEAKRKQDEIDRRKAEVRKRLEEQSQKKQKKGFMTPERKKKLRLLLRKKAAEELKKEQERKAAERRKIIDQRCGQPKNLDGANEAELQKLCREFHNRIEGLEGDKWDLEHQIKMKDYQINELNIQVNDLRGKFIKPTLKKVSKYENKFAKLQKKAAEFNFRNQLKTVKKKEFELEDDKGATKPDWAAGGPGATKKEGEEGEAPVEGEGAPAEEGGEGAPAEAPAEGAPAEEAPAEAAPAEGAPAEEAPAEQAPAEEAPAEGPAEAPSTEEAPADAPADAPAETPAETPEEAAPSEAAPAEGEVPPITEGEAPPPVEVAA; encoded by the exons AAGGCAAAGGCGCTCGAGGTACTAGCTAGACAACGCGCTTTGGAA GAAGCCAAGAGGAAGCAAGATGAAATCGACAGGAGGAAGGCTGAGGTGCGCAAGCGCCTGGAGGAGCAGAgtcagaagaagcagaagaagggcTTCATGACTCCCGAGCGTAAGAAGAAGCTCAGG CTGCTCCTCCGTAAGAAAGCCGCTGAGGAACTGAAGAaggaacaggagaggaaggctgctgagAGGCGCAAGATCATTGACCAACGCTGTGGCCAGCCCAAGAACCTCGATGGTGCAAATGAAG CTGAGCTTCAAAAACTGTGTAGGGAATTCCATAACCGCATTGAAGGCCTTGAGGGTGACAAATGGGATCTGGAGCACCAGATCAAAATGAAGGACTATCAG ATCAACGAGCTCAACATTCAGGTCAACGATCTGCGTGGAAAGTT CATCAAGCCCACCCTGAAGAAGGTATCAAAGTACGAGAACAAATTCGCTAAGCTGCAGAAGAAGGCCGCCGAGTTCAACTTCAGGAACCAGCTCAAGACTGTTAAGAAGAAGGAGTTTGAGCTTGAAGATGATAAGGGCGCG ACTAAGCCTGACTGGGCGGCTGGCGGTCCCGGAGCCACAAAGAAG gaaggggaagagggcgAAGCTCCG gtggagggtgagggcgcCCCTGCAGAGGAAG GTGGTGAGGGTGCCCCAGCCGAGGCGCCGGCAGAAGGGGCTCCCGCTGAAGAAGCCCCCGCAGAGGCCGCGCCAGCAGAGGGGGCACCGGCCGAGGAGGCTCCAGCAGAGCAGGCCCCGGCAGAAGAGGCTCCAGCAGAGGGCCCCGCTGAGGCCCCCTCTACCGAGGAGGCCCCAGCGGATGCTCCAGCTGACGCCCCTGCAGAGACCCCTGCAGAGACCCCCGAAGAAGCCGCCCCCTCTGAGGCCGCCCCTGCCGAGGGCGAGGTCCCCCCGATTACTGAAGGTGAAGCTCCGCCCCCCGTGGAAG TCGCTGCGTAA
- the wupA gene encoding uncharacterized protein wupA isoform X11, with protein MSSDEEEYSSEEETSDEDEEEDEEAKAKALEVLARQRALEEAKRKQDEIDRRKAEVRKRLEEQSQKKQKKGFMTPERKKKLRLLLRKKAAEELKKEQERKAAERRKIIDQRCGQPKNLDGANEDTLRAIIKEYYSHVAEIESGKYDVELEIMRKDYEINELNIQVNDLRGKFIKPTLKKVSKYENKFAKLQKKAAEFNFRNQLKTVKKKEFELEDDKGAEGEEGEAPVEGEGAPAEEGGEGAPAEAPAEGAPAEEAPAEAAPAEGAPAEEAPAEQAPAEEAPAEGPAEAPSTEEAPADAPADAPAETPAETPEEAAPSEAAPAEGEVPPITEGEAPPPVEVAA; from the exons AAGGCAAAGGCGCTCGAGGTACTAGCTAGACAACGCGCTTTGGAA GAAGCCAAGAGGAAGCAAGATGAAATCGACAGGAGGAAGGCTGAGGTGCGCAAGCGCCTGGAGGAGCAGAgtcagaagaagcagaagaagggcTTCATGACTCCCGAGCGTAAGAAGAAGCTCAGG CTGCTCCTCCGTAAGAAAGCCGCTGAGGAACTGAAGAaggaacaggagaggaaggctgctgagAGGCGCAAGATCATTGACCAACGCTGTGGCCAGCCCAAGAACCTCGATGGTGCAAATGAAG ACACACTGCGCGCTATTATTAAAGAATACTACAGTCACGTCGCTGAGATAGAGAGTGGAAAATATGATGTCGAGCTGGAAATCATGAGGAAGGACTACGAG ATCAACGAGCTCAACATTCAGGTCAACGATCTGCGTGGAAAGTT CATCAAGCCCACCCTGAAGAAGGTATCAAAGTACGAGAACAAATTCGCTAAGCTGCAGAAGAAGGCCGCCGAGTTCAACTTCAGGAACCAGCTCAAGACTGTTAAGAAGAAGGAGTTTGAGCTTGAAGATGATAAGGGCGCG gaaggggaagagggcgAAGCTCCG gtggagggtgagggcgcCCCTGCAGAGGAAG GTGGTGAGGGTGCCCCAGCCGAGGCGCCGGCAGAAGGGGCTCCCGCTGAAGAAGCCCCCGCAGAGGCCGCGCCAGCAGAGGGGGCACCGGCCGAGGAGGCTCCAGCAGAGCAGGCCCCGGCAGAAGAGGCTCCAGCAGAGGGCCCCGCTGAGGCCCCCTCTACCGAGGAGGCCCCAGCGGATGCTCCAGCTGACGCCCCTGCAGAGACCCCTGCAGAGACCCCCGAAGAAGCCGCCCCCTCTGAGGCCGCCCCTGCCGAGGGCGAGGTCCCCCCGATTACTGAAGGTGAAGCTCCGCCCCCCGTGGAAG TCGCTGCGTAA
- the wupA gene encoding troponin I 1 isoform X6, which produces MSSDEEEYSSEEETSDEDEEEDEEAKAKALEVLARQRALEEAKRKQDEIDRRKAEVRKRLEEQSQKKQKKGFMTPERKKKLRLLLRKKAAEELKKEQERKAAERRKIIDQRCGQPKNLDGANEDTLRAIIKEYYSHVAEIESGKYDVELEIMRKDYEINELNIQVNDLRGKFIKPTLKKVSKYENKFAKLQKKAAEFNFRNQLKTVKKKEFELEDDKGATKPDWAAGGPGATKKVEGEGAPAEEGGEGAPAEAPAEGAPAEEAPAEAAPAEGAPAEEAPAEQAPAEEAPAEGPAEAPSTEEAPADAPADAPAETPAETPEEAAPSEAAPAEGEVPPITEGEAPPPVEVAA; this is translated from the exons AAGGCAAAGGCGCTCGAGGTACTAGCTAGACAACGCGCTTTGGAA GAAGCCAAGAGGAAGCAAGATGAAATCGACAGGAGGAAGGCTGAGGTGCGCAAGCGCCTGGAGGAGCAGAgtcagaagaagcagaagaagggcTTCATGACTCCCGAGCGTAAGAAGAAGCTCAGG CTGCTCCTCCGTAAGAAAGCCGCTGAGGAACTGAAGAaggaacaggagaggaaggctgctgagAGGCGCAAGATCATTGACCAACGCTGTGGCCAGCCCAAGAACCTCGATGGTGCAAATGAAG ACACACTGCGCGCTATTATTAAAGAATACTACAGTCACGTCGCTGAGATAGAGAGTGGAAAATATGATGTCGAGCTGGAAATCATGAGGAAGGACTACGAG ATCAACGAGCTCAACATTCAGGTCAACGATCTGCGTGGAAAGTT CATCAAGCCCACCCTGAAGAAGGTATCAAAGTACGAGAACAAATTCGCTAAGCTGCAGAAGAAGGCCGCCGAGTTCAACTTCAGGAACCAGCTCAAGACTGTTAAGAAGAAGGAGTTTGAGCTTGAAGATGATAAGGGCGCG ACTAAGCCTGACTGGGCGGCTGGCGGTCCCGGAGCCACAAAGAAG gtggagggtgagggcgcCCCTGCAGAGGAAG GTGGTGAGGGTGCCCCAGCCGAGGCGCCGGCAGAAGGGGCTCCCGCTGAAGAAGCCCCCGCAGAGGCCGCGCCAGCAGAGGGGGCACCGGCCGAGGAGGCTCCAGCAGAGCAGGCCCCGGCAGAAGAGGCTCCAGCAGAGGGCCCCGCTGAGGCCCCCTCTACCGAGGAGGCCCCAGCGGATGCTCCAGCTGACGCCCCTGCAGAGACCCCTGCAGAGACCCCCGAAGAAGCCGCCCCCTCTGAGGCCGCCCCTGCCGAGGGCGAGGTCCCCCCGATTACTGAAGGTGAAGCTCCGCCCCCCGTGGAAG TCGCTGCGTAA
- the wupA gene encoding troponin I 1 isoform X17 — MADEEAKRKQDEIDRRKAEVRKRLEEQSQKKQKKGFMTPERKKKLRLLLRKKAAEELKKEQERKAAERRKIIDQRCGQPKNLDGANEAELQKLCREFHNRIEGLEGDKWDLEHQIKMKDYQINELNIQVNDLRGKFIKPTLKKVSKYENKFAKLQKKAAEFNFRNQLKTVKKKEFELEDDKGATKPDWAAGGPGATKKEGEEGEAPVEGEGAPAEEGGEGAPAEAPAEGAPAEEAPAEAAPAEGAPAEEAPAEQAPAEEAPAEGPAEAPSTEEAPADAPADAPAETPAETPEEAAPSEAAPAEGEVPPITEGEAPPPVEVAA, encoded by the exons GAAGCCAAGAGGAAGCAAGATGAAATCGACAGGAGGAAGGCTGAGGTGCGCAAGCGCCTGGAGGAGCAGAgtcagaagaagcagaagaagggcTTCATGACTCCCGAGCGTAAGAAGAAGCTCAGG CTGCTCCTCCGTAAGAAAGCCGCTGAGGAACTGAAGAaggaacaggagaggaaggctgctgagAGGCGCAAGATCATTGACCAACGCTGTGGCCAGCCCAAGAACCTCGATGGTGCAAATGAAG CTGAGCTTCAAAAACTGTGTAGGGAATTCCATAACCGCATTGAAGGCCTTGAGGGTGACAAATGGGATCTGGAGCACCAGATCAAAATGAAGGACTATCAG ATCAACGAGCTCAACATTCAGGTCAACGATCTGCGTGGAAAGTT CATCAAGCCCACCCTGAAGAAGGTATCAAAGTACGAGAACAAATTCGCTAAGCTGCAGAAGAAGGCCGCCGAGTTCAACTTCAGGAACCAGCTCAAGACTGTTAAGAAGAAGGAGTTTGAGCTTGAAGATGATAAGGGCGCG ACTAAGCCTGACTGGGCGGCTGGCGGTCCCGGAGCCACAAAGAAG gaaggggaagagggcgAAGCTCCG gtggagggtgagggcgcCCCTGCAGAGGAAG GTGGTGAGGGTGCCCCAGCCGAGGCGCCGGCAGAAGGGGCTCCCGCTGAAGAAGCCCCCGCAGAGGCCGCGCCAGCAGAGGGGGCACCGGCCGAGGAGGCTCCAGCAGAGCAGGCCCCGGCAGAAGAGGCTCCAGCAGAGGGCCCCGCTGAGGCCCCCTCTACCGAGGAGGCCCCAGCGGATGCTCCAGCTGACGCCCCTGCAGAGACCCCTGCAGAGACCCCCGAAGAAGCCGCCCCCTCTGAGGCCGCCCCTGCCGAGGGCGAGGTCCCCCCGATTACTGAAGGTGAAGCTCCGCCCCCCGTGGAAG TCGCTGCGTAA
- the wupA gene encoding troponin I isoform X15, with protein MADEKAKALEEAKRKQDEIDRRKAEVRKRLEEQSQKKQKKGFMTPERKKKLRLLLRKKAAEELKKEQERKAAERRKIIDQRCGQPKNLDGANEDTLRAIIKEYYSHVAEIESGKYDVELEIMRKDYEINELNIQVNDLRGKFIKPTLKKVSKYENKFAKLQKKAAEFNFRNQLKTVKKKEFELEDDKGATKPDWAAGGPGATKKEGEEGEAPVEGEGAPAEEGGEGAPAEAPAEGAPAEEAPAEAAPAEGAPAEEAPAEQAPAEEAPAEGPAEAPSTEEAPADAPADAPAETPAETPEEAAPSEAAPAEGEVPPITEGEAPPPVEVAA; from the exons AAGGCAAAGGCGCTCGAG GAAGCCAAGAGGAAGCAAGATGAAATCGACAGGAGGAAGGCTGAGGTGCGCAAGCGCCTGGAGGAGCAGAgtcagaagaagcagaagaagggcTTCATGACTCCCGAGCGTAAGAAGAAGCTCAGG CTGCTCCTCCGTAAGAAAGCCGCTGAGGAACTGAAGAaggaacaggagaggaaggctgctgagAGGCGCAAGATCATTGACCAACGCTGTGGCCAGCCCAAGAACCTCGATGGTGCAAATGAAG ACACACTGCGCGCTATTATTAAAGAATACTACAGTCACGTCGCTGAGATAGAGAGTGGAAAATATGATGTCGAGCTGGAAATCATGAGGAAGGACTACGAG ATCAACGAGCTCAACATTCAGGTCAACGATCTGCGTGGAAAGTT CATCAAGCCCACCCTGAAGAAGGTATCAAAGTACGAGAACAAATTCGCTAAGCTGCAGAAGAAGGCCGCCGAGTTCAACTTCAGGAACCAGCTCAAGACTGTTAAGAAGAAGGAGTTTGAGCTTGAAGATGATAAGGGCGCG ACTAAGCCTGACTGGGCGGCTGGCGGTCCCGGAGCCACAAAGAAG gaaggggaagagggcgAAGCTCCG gtggagggtgagggcgcCCCTGCAGAGGAAG GTGGTGAGGGTGCCCCAGCCGAGGCGCCGGCAGAAGGGGCTCCCGCTGAAGAAGCCCCCGCAGAGGCCGCGCCAGCAGAGGGGGCACCGGCCGAGGAGGCTCCAGCAGAGCAGGCCCCGGCAGAAGAGGCTCCAGCAGAGGGCCCCGCTGAGGCCCCCTCTACCGAGGAGGCCCCAGCGGATGCTCCAGCTGACGCCCCTGCAGAGACCCCTGCAGAGACCCCCGAAGAAGCCGCCCCCTCTGAGGCCGCCCCTGCCGAGGGCGAGGTCCCCCCGATTACTGAAGGTGAAGCTCCGCCCCCCGTGGAAG TCGCTGCGTAA